The Vigna radiata var. radiata cultivar VC1973A unplaced genomic scaffold, Vradiata_ver6 scaffold_435, whole genome shotgun sequence genome contains a region encoding:
- the LOC106778702 gene encoding uncharacterized protein LOC106778702, with product MNDFLRHNPVKFNGKATPDEADDWICNLEKIFEVIECTEGQKLVFSTYMLAGEAEYWWRGMRRGMEARGEVATWGDFRNRFLERYFPASAKQERERQFLELRHGSMSVQEYKERFEYLARFYTQGLTEEWKCREFEQGFRHPIMKALIHLKINDFPELVE from the coding sequence ATGAATGACTTCCTGCGCCACAACCCTGTCAAGTTTAATGGCAAGGCTACTCCAGATGAGGCTGATGACTGGATTTGCAACCTCGAGAAAATCTTTGAAGTAATAGAATGCACAGAGGGTCAGAAGTTGGTCTTCTCCACTTATATGCTAGCAGGAGAGGCAGAGTATTGGTGGCGTGGAATGCGAAGAGGAATGGAGGCTCGAGGTGAGGTGGCCACTTGGGGAGATTTTAGAAATAGATTCTTGGAGAGGTACTTTCCAGCCAGTGCCAAGCAGGAGCGGGAGAGACAATTTCTAGAATTACGACATGGAAGTATGTCAGTGCAAGAATACAAAGAGAGATTCGAGTATCTGGCTCGATTCTATACACAGGGTCTGACCGAGGAATGGAAGTGTAGGGAGTTCGAGCAAGGATTTCGTCATCCGATAATGAAAGCACTTATTCATCTCAAAATTAATGATTTCCCGGAGTTAGTAGAGTAA
- the LOC106778703 gene encoding uncharacterized protein LOC106778703, which yields MEESQHRVVRPQKASFSRGRNQKKPYARPQQSGFGGLKCYECGGPHIRRNCPRLTVHKPEERKCFSCHKPGHFASSCPDRKIPGGATQTQKFSREKPKAAGRVFAMTGAEASQLGNLIQDTCFLNGRCVHVLFDSGATHSFISFACLGKLELPVYDLGSELVVSTPTSGQVLTSSVCIGCSLEVAGRKFKVNLVCLPLEGLDVILGMDWLTTNGVLIDCSQQKVIFPTEEQVQMITSREVLQDIKEGAVCFVVIATEKKKSTEEQIVDIPVVEEYADVFPDEVPGLPPSREVYFAIDLIPGAGPISMTPYRMAPAELTELKK from the coding sequence ATGGAGGAGAGCCAGCATCGTGTGGTGAGACCTCAGAAGGCTAGTTTCTCTAGAGGTAGGAATCAGAAGAAACCGTATGCTAGACCACAACAGAGTGGTTTTGGAGGCTTGAAATGCTACGAGTGTGGAGGTCCTCATATTAGAAGAAATTGTCCGAGACTGACAGTGCACAAGCCTGAAGAGAGGAAATGTTTCTCCTGTCATAAGCCAGGACACTTTGCATCTTCATGCCCAGATAGGAAGATACCAGGAGGAGCAACACAGACACAAAAGTTTTCTAGAGAGAAGCCGAAGGCAGCAGGACGAGTCTTTGCTATGACGGGGGCCGAAGCATCTCAGTTAGGTAACTTGATTCAAGACACTTGTTTCTTGAATGGTAGATGTGTTCATGTTCTTTTTGACTCGGGTGCAACGCACTCGTTTATATCCTTTGCTTGTTTGGGGAAACTTGAATTACCTGTGTATGATTTGGGGAGCGAGTTGGTGGTTTCTACACCAACATCGGGGCAAGTCTTAACTAGTTCAGTCTGTATTGGGTGTTCGTTAGAAGTGGCGGGACGCAAATTCAAGGTTAACTTGGTGTGTCTACCACTGGAAGGCTTAGATGTAATTTTGGGGATGGATTGGTTGACGACCAATGGTGTCCTCATTGATTGCAGTCAACAGAAGGTTATTTTCCCAACAGAAGAACAGGTGCAAATGATTACCTCTCGAGAAGTTTTGCAAGATATCAAAGAAGGAGCAGTCTGTTTTGTGGTGATAGCAACggagaagaaaaagagtacAGAAGAACAAATTGTGGATATCCCAGTAGTGGAGGAGTATGCTGATGTGTTTCCAGATGAAGTTCCAGGTTTGCCACCTAGTCGGGAAGTTTATTTCGCAATCGACTTGATACCAGGAGCTGGACCAATTTCTATGACTCCTTATAGAATGGCTCCGGCTGAATTAACAGAGTTGAAGAAGTAG